One window from the genome of Bartonella sp. WD16.2 encodes:
- a CDS encoding porin codes for MNSKALLLGSAVVLAEISSAQADSTITAESKPIEYVRVCDAYGPGYFYIPGTETCIRLSGYVRADFKSGEKIDAKTNADLNNDQKTYRVASRLTLIFQTASETELGTLRSRAEIRSEWNSGKDKSGGQLRSAYIELGGFRIGLDDTIFNHWTGFYGNVINDDLIAPAGNTRTNVISYTFNSSTGFSAIIGAESGNASGPSPLNSYYYVDKNGSITDVIDAPSKHIKGYTPHILLGMKFFQEWGGVSTVAAYDAYYKKWAGKMRVDFNVNDYLNLWVMGGYKNNLDYYTASDDNTLSRENTTIYANWGGKWAAWTGATYKITPKANLNAQISYSAAKTLSTSVNIAYTLVPGFTITPELTYVSWNDNRSFTDKSTSERSYTAALNGKNALQAMIRFQRSF; via the coding sequence ATGAATAGTAAAGCTCTTCTTTTAGGCTCTGCGGTAGTTCTTGCAGAAATCTCTAGTGCACAAGCTGATTCAACAATTACTGCAGAATCAAAGCCTATAGAATATGTCCGTGTTTGTGATGCATATGGTCCAGGATATTTCTATATTCCTGGAACAGAAACATGTATTCGTTTATCAGGTTACGTTCGTGCTGACTTCAAAAGTGGTGAGAAGATTGATGCAAAAACTAATGCCGATTTAAATAATGATCAAAAAACCTATCGTGTAGCTTCACGCTTAACCCTTATTTTTCAAACTGCTTCCGAAACCGAATTAGGAACACTTCGTTCACGTGCAGAGATCCGCTCAGAATGGAACAGTGGAAAAGACAAAAGTGGTGGACAGCTTCGTTCCGCTTACATTGAGCTTGGTGGTTTTCGTATAGGTCTTGATGATACAATTTTTAATCATTGGACTGGTTTTTATGGTAACGTCATCAATGATGACCTTATAGCACCAGCAGGAAATACACGTACCAATGTTATTTCTTATACTTTCAACAGCAGCACTGGCTTTTCTGCTATTATTGGTGCTGAGTCAGGTAATGCTTCAGGCCCTTCTCCCTTAAATAGTTATTACTATGTTGATAAAAATGGTTCAATTACCGATGTTATTGATGCTCCAAGTAAGCATATAAAAGGCTACACTCCACATATTCTTTTGGGTATGAAATTTTTCCAAGAATGGGGAGGTGTATCAACAGTTGCAGCTTATGACGCTTACTATAAAAAATGGGCAGGTAAAATGCGTGTTGACTTCAATGTTAATGACTATTTAAACCTCTGGGTCATGGGTGGTTATAAAAACAACCTTGATTATTACACAGCAAGTGATGACAATACATTATCACGAGAAAACACTACAATTTATGCAAACTGGGGCGGAAAATGGGCTGCTTGGACTGGTGCAACCTATAAAATCACACCAAAAGCAAATTTAAATGCTCAAATTTCTTATAGTGCTGCAAAAACTCTCTCGACTTCTGTCAATATTGCATACACATTGGTTCCAGGTTTTACTATTACGCCTGAATTAACTTATGTTTCTTGGAATGACAATCGTAGTTTCACTGACAAAAGTACTTCTGAAAGAAGTTATACAGCTGCTTTAAATGGAAAAAATGCCTTGCAAGCTATGATTCGCTTCCAGCGCTCATTCTAA
- a CDS encoding heme ABC transporter ATP-binding protein, which produces MIEAINICIQRGKTYIIDHINLQIKSGTFTVIIGPNGSGKSTFIKALSGEIPYRGKITLNGHDITKTKTCKMAMMRAVLPQSTTLAFPFLVHEVVKLGLSVHQHNITKTELKILPKKALERVGLANYSDRYYHELSGGEQARVQLARVLCQVWIPVYNKTPRWLILDEPIANLDIQHQLIVMNIAQNFARCGGGVLAVLHDLNLAACYADKMILFSQGKIHCEGNVSFVLTTQNLRDVYHCPLSVSTLPKADIPFILPQTATYL; this is translated from the coding sequence ATGATTGAAGCAATTAACATTTGCATTCAACGTGGAAAAACATACATTATCGATCACATTAATCTCCAAATTAAAAGTGGTACTTTCACTGTTATTATTGGTCCAAATGGATCTGGAAAAAGCACTTTCATTAAAGCATTGAGTGGAGAGATTCCCTACAGAGGCAAAATAACATTGAATGGTCACGATATTACCAAGACAAAAACTTGTAAAATGGCAATGATGCGTGCAGTTCTACCACAATCAACAACACTAGCTTTTCCATTTTTAGTTCATGAAGTGGTAAAACTCGGCCTTTCTGTTCACCAACATAATATAACAAAAACAGAATTGAAAATTTTACCTAAAAAAGCTCTAGAACGTGTTGGTCTAGCTAATTATAGTGACCGATATTATCATGAATTATCAGGTGGAGAACAAGCTAGAGTACAACTTGCCCGTGTACTTTGCCAAGTATGGATACCTGTTTATAATAAAACCCCTCGTTGGCTAATATTAGATGAGCCCATTGCCAACCTTGATATCCAACATCAACTCATTGTTATGAATATCGCTCAAAATTTTGCTCGTTGTGGTGGTGGTGTTCTTGCTGTCTTACATGATCTTAATCTGGCTGCCTGCTATGCAGATAAAATGATATTGTTCAGTCAGGGGAAAATTCATTGTGAAGGAAACGTTTCCTTTGTTTTAACGACGCAAAATTTGCGTGACGTTTATCATTGTCCTTTAAGCGTTTCTACATTACCTAAAGCAGACATTCCCTTTATATTACCACAGACAGCAACTTACTTATAA
- a CDS encoding heme/hemin ABC transporter substrate-binding protein yields MFTLFLRRLSNLIFISILFYFISFSHQAIAELTTSFPKNARIVSIGGSLTEIVYALGAQDQLVARDSTSIYPQEALKLPELGYMRALSPEGVLSLTPEGILLIEGSGPPLTIDILKKTSIPLVIVPENFSSENVIEKIRLVGKALHRETQAAALIKKINRSFMDNNVLLAKVTKQKRVLVILSMQNGRIMVSGTNTAADGMIKLSGGINAISSYKGYKPLNNEALLKANPDVILLMTHPKNSSQIDQVLTIPAIQATPAAQNNAVKQIDAMYFLSFGPRTAEASKELINLLYSEN; encoded by the coding sequence ATGTTCACACTTTTTTTGCGCAGATTATCAAACCTTATTTTTATTTCCATTTTATTTTATTTTATTTCTTTTTCCCACCAAGCAATTGCTGAACTTACAACCAGTTTTCCTAAAAATGCACGAATTGTTTCTATTGGTGGATCTCTCACAGAAATTGTCTATGCATTAGGAGCCCAAGATCAGCTTGTTGCCCGCGATAGCACAAGCATATACCCCCAAGAAGCACTCAAACTTCCTGAACTTGGATATATGCGAGCTCTTTCTCCGGAAGGAGTTTTATCGCTCACCCCAGAAGGTATATTGCTGATTGAAGGAAGTGGTCCTCCCTTAACAATTGACATTCTCAAAAAAACGTCAATACCGTTAGTGATTGTACCAGAAAACTTTTCTAGCGAAAATGTAATAGAAAAAATTCGCCTTGTTGGCAAAGCACTGCATCGAGAAACACAGGCAGCTGCATTGATTAAAAAAATAAATCGTAGTTTTATGGATAATAATGTGCTTTTGGCAAAAGTAACTAAACAAAAACGCGTTCTTGTTATTCTTTCAATGCAAAATGGGCGTATCATGGTATCTGGAACAAATACAGCTGCCGATGGCATGATAAAACTTTCAGGTGGTATTAACGCTATCTCTAGTTATAAAGGATATAAACCTTTAAATAATGAAGCTTTATTAAAAGCAAACCCTGACGTTATCTTACTTATGACGCATCCTAAAAATTCATCCCAAATTGATCAAGTTTTAACTATACCAGCGATTCAAGCTACACCTGCAGCACAAAATAATGCTGTTAAACAAATAGATGCTATGTATTTTTTAAGTTTTGGTCCACGTACTGCAGAGGCATCAAAAGAACTGATTAATTTGCTTTATAGTGAGAACTAA
- a CDS encoding hemin-degrading factor, which produces MSYTAEEIIRLREKKEMRNRDFATSIGISEAELIAAYCATEKAKKLNTDVTTLLENAPKIGTVMALTRNEYAVHEKIGCFEKIVQNQHVPITLGEIDLRIFPKQWKFGFEYEMLISGKPTKSLQFFDQSGVAIFKIYSKDTTNMEEWNILVRKLLSEDQLPNLEIHPSPTPTQHDTADINIEKFRNRWRQMTDVHQLHEIISEFKINRHDAVKYAGNEFADELNIESLEMMLNKIAQQKIPIMCFVGNKGCIQIFSGQIKNIKQIGPWLNILDEKFNLHILVSGVDKIWRVRKPTRDGYVSSLEVFDKNGEMIVQFFGIRKEGQKEREDWRFLLNDFPPILKTAIT; this is translated from the coding sequence ATGTCTTATACAGCTGAAGAGATCATTAGATTGCGAGAAAAAAAAGAAATGCGTAATCGTGATTTTGCTACTTCGATTGGTATATCTGAAGCAGAGCTTATTGCTGCTTATTGTGCTACTGAAAAAGCAAAAAAATTAAATACTGATGTGACTACTCTCCTTGAAAACGCTCCTAAAATTGGAACAGTTATGGCATTAACACGTAATGAATATGCTGTTCACGAAAAAATAGGATGTTTTGAAAAAATTGTGCAAAATCAACATGTTCCTATAACACTTGGTGAAATTGACTTGCGTATTTTTCCAAAACAATGGAAATTTGGTTTTGAATATGAAATGCTTATTTCTGGAAAACCCACTAAAAGTTTGCAATTTTTCGATCAATCCGGTGTTGCTATCTTCAAAATCTATTCTAAAGATACAACAAATATGGAGGAATGGAATATACTTGTTAGAAAACTTCTTAGTGAAGACCAGTTACCTAATCTTGAAATTCACCCCTCTCCTACCCCCACACAACATGATACAGCAGATATAAATATCGAAAAATTCCGCAATCGTTGGCGACAAATGACTGATGTACATCAGCTTCATGAAATTATTTCGGAATTTAAAATCAATCGACATGATGCTGTAAAATATGCTGGTAACGAATTTGCTGATGAATTAAATATAGAATCTCTTGAAATGATGCTAAACAAAATCGCACAACAAAAAATACCAATTATGTGTTTTGTTGGCAATAAAGGATGTATTCAAATTTTTAGTGGACAAATTAAAAATATTAAACAAATAGGCCCTTGGCTTAATATTCTTGATGAAAAATTTAACCTTCATATACTCGTTTCTGGTGTCGATAAAATATGGCGTGTTCGTAAACCTACTCGTGATGGCTATGTCAGTTCATTGGAAGTTTTTGATAAAAATGGTGAAATGATTGTTCAATTTTTTGGTATAAGAAAAGAAGGTCAAAAAGAACGTGAAGATTGGCGTTTTTTATTGAATGATTTTCCTCCTATACTAAAAACAGCAATTACTTAA
- a CDS encoding TonB-dependent hemoglobin/transferrin/lactoferrin family receptor, giving the protein MQIKPKSIYKSCIALSVLSIWIPSFVFAQNSNIILLQNSDPNTVIELNPIVIEKRKTVNPLDTVTILTDRETARDIEQKQINDIHDIGRLNPAITYNSNNDSFVIRGLSANRVLVTIDGIPLPWLNDGVRGIKGGSSMFDLNSLSTLDIIRGSDSSRYGSEALSGIVALRTLDPEDLLTEEKNWGSLTKGSYNSADNSWHIDEAFAVRAYQTFLLFQGSRVGGHERKNMGTVDTYGSERTRANPADFDQNNLLFKMYQYFNSDHKIGFTAGRFYHNKDTHSLNASSTTYSPGSVYDKNNKYRERFSISYDYSGNGDTVFDAFHGQLYWQKLSNNQVLKGYRIKPPQGDYLRDNLIRNINYGFNADSFKKIDIGAISHTLKFSTGIFASKLHQYASGQDNCHLRENAHGCAFLHTNQSDTPDTHSHGFSLAFEDAIGFSNNHVRVIPGIRYDWYKHVPQKTPSYKKTIISKEQLTENGGSHFSPKLRIEWDANDQVTFYGQWAQAFRAPSVSELYVTYINPSFYYMAGNPNLKPEISNGYDIGIKYGNVNFDGSISVFTNQYKNFIDIIDKGPSREFRLARKHYINRAHVRISGIEAKAYLALNQNFHSNFSFAYAQGKDLDKNEYLNSIPALKAVIGFGYAQETWGADIMLTLAAKRDKVEKNSDYAKTPSYNLVDVLGWWEPFGEKGPIIRVGVYNLFNKKYWNATDLPSASHSGVAPPPKDYFSQPGRNFKVSLVQKF; this is encoded by the coding sequence ATGCAAATAAAACCAAAAAGCATTTATAAAAGTTGTATAGCTTTAAGCGTATTATCAATCTGGATACCTTCTTTCGTTTTTGCACAAAATAGTAATATTATTCTTTTACAAAACAGTGATCCGAACACCGTAATTGAACTCAATCCAATTGTGATTGAAAAAAGAAAAACAGTAAATCCTCTGGATACAGTAACAATTTTAACCGACCGTGAAACTGCTCGAGATATTGAACAAAAACAAATAAATGATATTCATGATATTGGACGTCTCAATCCAGCTATAACCTATAATTCAAATAATGATAGTTTCGTGATTCGTGGTTTAAGTGCTAATCGTGTTCTTGTGACAATAGATGGCATTCCACTTCCGTGGCTTAATGATGGGGTACGCGGTATTAAGGGTGGAAGTTCAATGTTTGACCTTAATTCCCTTTCTACACTTGATATTATTAGAGGATCAGATTCTAGCCGTTATGGCTCTGAAGCACTAAGTGGAATTGTTGCTTTACGTACCCTTGATCCTGAAGATCTTCTCACAGAAGAGAAAAATTGGGGTAGTCTTACAAAGGGTAGTTATAATTCTGCTGATAATAGTTGGCATATAGATGAAGCCTTTGCAGTACGAGCTTACCAAACCTTTCTACTTTTCCAAGGATCTCGTGTAGGAGGTCATGAACGTAAAAATATGGGAACTGTAGATACTTACGGAAGTGAGCGTACACGTGCAAATCCTGCTGATTTTGATCAAAATAATCTACTTTTTAAAATGTATCAATATTTTAATAGCGACCATAAAATTGGTTTTACAGCAGGACGTTTTTATCATAATAAAGACACTCATTCATTGAATGCTTCCTCTACAACATATTCTCCAGGCTCAGTTTATGATAAGAATAATAAATACCGTGAGCGTTTTTCGATTTCCTACGATTATAGTGGTAATGGAGACACTGTTTTTGATGCATTTCATGGGCAACTTTATTGGCAGAAACTATCAAATAACCAAGTTTTAAAAGGATATCGTATAAAACCACCACAAGGGGACTATTTAAGAGATAACCTTATACGTAATATTAATTATGGCTTTAATGCCGATAGTTTCAAAAAAATCGATATAGGCGCTATTAGTCATACATTGAAATTTTCTACTGGCATCTTTGCATCCAAACTTCATCAATATGCGTCTGGTCAAGATAATTGTCACTTGAGAGAGAATGCGCATGGATGTGCTTTTTTACATACCAATCAATCTGATACACCAGATACTCATAGCCATGGTTTTAGTTTAGCTTTTGAAGATGCAATTGGTTTTTCTAATAACCATGTTCGCGTTATACCTGGAATCCGCTACGACTGGTATAAACACGTCCCGCAGAAAACGCCTTCTTATAAAAAAACAATCATTTCTAAAGAACAGCTTACAGAAAATGGCGGTTCGCATTTTTCTCCCAAATTGCGTATAGAATGGGATGCTAATGATCAAGTGACATTTTATGGCCAGTGGGCACAAGCTTTCCGTGCACCAAGTGTTTCCGAACTCTACGTCACCTATATCAATCCTTCTTTTTATTACATGGCTGGCAATCCAAATCTTAAACCAGAAATCAGTAATGGATATGATATTGGTATAAAATACGGAAATGTAAATTTTGACGGTTCTATCAGCGTCTTCACCAATCAATATAAAAATTTTATTGATATTATAGATAAAGGACCATCACGAGAATTTAGGTTAGCGCGCAAGCATTACATAAATCGTGCTCATGTTCGTATCTCTGGTATTGAAGCTAAAGCATATTTAGCTCTTAATCAAAATTTTCATAGTAATTTTTCCTTTGCATACGCACAAGGAAAAGATCTTGATAAAAATGAATATCTTAATTCAATCCCAGCTTTAAAAGCCGTTATAGGATTTGGGTATGCACAAGAGACGTGGGGAGCTGATATTATGCTCACTTTAGCCGCTAAACGTGATAAAGTAGAAAAGAATTCCGATTATGCAAAAACTCCAAGTTATAATTTAGTTGATGTGTTAGGGTGGTGGGAACCTTTTGGTGAAAAAGGCCCTATTATAAGAGTTGGTGTTTATAATCTTTTCAATAAAAAATATTGGAATGCAACTGATCTTCCCTCTGCTTCACATAGCGGTGTAGCACCACCACCTAAAGATTATTTCAGTCAGCCAGGTCGTAACTTTAAGGTATCGCTTGTGCAAAAATTTTAA
- a CDS encoding energy transducer TonB family protein produces the protein MNFTNTGRLSILWVGAFMSALSLHAALGIRFYFQNVNMSDSVFLPPTIMLTFAQEISHSNINTNTDLEILQSSFSEQEQKISESALNEVQSIGSQFSEEIQSSQESQPIIEENDFMVQKAFKKSQTSKMEHKALVRKALSVSKTVAKQSNAKSVHSLSVGKDNNTKLDDALSMQWLAKVQAQLERQKNYVMRHRTTHAKGVVQLEFKVHKQGNIFSSRIALSSNDQELDRLAMAALQRVGILPPPPLSKENKIIRISLIFN, from the coding sequence ATGAATTTTACAAATACTGGGCGGTTATCAATCCTTTGGGTGGGGGCATTTATGAGCGCTCTTTCTTTACATGCTGCATTGGGAATACGATTTTATTTTCAAAATGTTAATATGAGCGATAGTGTATTTCTTCCACCAACGATTATGCTGACTTTTGCACAAGAAATCTCACACTCTAACATTAACACTAATACGGATTTGGAAATATTGCAGTCTAGTTTTTCAGAGCAAGAACAAAAAATATCAGAGTCAGCACTCAATGAGGTCCAATCGATAGGATCTCAATTTTCGGAAGAGATTCAATCCTCACAAGAATCCCAGCCGATCATAGAAGAAAATGATTTTATGGTACAAAAAGCTTTTAAAAAATCTCAGACTTCTAAAATGGAACATAAAGCACTTGTCAGGAAAGCATTATCAGTGTCAAAAACTGTAGCAAAGCAAAGTAATGCAAAATCAGTACATTCGCTTTCTGTTGGTAAGGATAATAATACGAAGCTTGATGATGCATTATCTATGCAGTGGTTGGCGAAGGTACAAGCACAATTAGAAAGGCAAAAAAATTATGTTATGAGGCACCGTACTACTCATGCAAAAGGGGTAGTGCAATTAGAATTTAAGGTGCATAAACAGGGAAATATTTTTTCTAGCCGTATTGCACTTTCTTCTAATGATCAGGAACTTGATCGATTAGCCATGGCAGCACTTCAGCGTGTTGGTATTCTTCCTCCACCACCACTTTCAAAAGAGAATAAGATTATTAGAATATCTTTAATATTTAACTGA
- a CDS encoding lytic transglycosylase domain-containing protein, whose amino-acid sequence MRTFLVHFFIPIFITLILAILCSNVFAQKVLLPKKLPIPLARPYSFAITEKPKNPLQSIDNNLTTNDIISVNQLKLGLDALSNKNIAKTIALRNAMAKNSLDRHILTWAISTSNYTDIPSSELFNAINELKGWPGITIMKRNAERAFTNETNSPQIIIQKFAHTHPLTVQGMAALTRALIATGKTARARQIIAPWWYKAQLNAKEEELILKNVGTTLKPIDHLKRMQIMLYENRIDSAGRIATLARAQSLFNAFAAVTNNDPRAAQKLQAVDQSWKQDPLLQFAHIRYLRRTGQYSAAATLMMKAPRDAASLINPNIWWIERRTISREMLDLNKPKIAYQLVATHIGLTPLLAADAEFHAGWYALRFLHDPKLAMRHFTRIPQLSPHHFSKSRGYYWMGRTAEILGDHENARHYFRRAAHFNITYYGQLAASRLNQKKLNISFPKPTTAERQRFSTRKAVKIIQRLEATGYANLANIFYRELSKEIESPGELALLAVMAEKKGDYHTSLKIGKTAVLQGKNVGALSHPIGAIPPSANISAAEKALVYAIARQESEFNPTATSKAGAQGMLQLLPTTAKELANKYSIAWSPQKFRNDPSYNTTLGAHFLGEQLERFNGSYILTCIGYNAGPRRVNEWIARYGDPRGQSLDKVVDWVERIPYPETRNYVMRVMENYVVYKTRFNEITDIKTHLITGH is encoded by the coding sequence ATGCGTACATTTCTTGTTCACTTTTTCATACCAATTTTTATTACATTAATATTGGCAATTTTGTGCTCAAATGTGTTTGCTCAAAAAGTTCTGCTACCTAAAAAATTACCAATCCCTTTAGCTCGACCTTACTCATTTGCAATAACAGAGAAACCCAAGAACCCACTTCAATCGATTGACAATAACCTTACAACTAACGATATCATTTCAGTCAACCAACTTAAATTAGGTTTAGATGCCCTTTCAAATAAAAATATTGCAAAAACGATAGCTCTTCGTAATGCAATGGCGAAAAATAGCCTTGACCGCCATATTTTAACATGGGCAATCAGCACATCAAATTATACTGATATACCTAGCTCTGAATTATTTAATGCAATTAATGAATTAAAAGGGTGGCCTGGCATAACCATTATGAAACGTAATGCTGAACGTGCTTTTACCAATGAAACCAATTCCCCACAAATAATCATTCAAAAATTTGCTCACACCCACCCCCTTACAGTACAAGGTATGGCTGCACTTACTAGAGCACTTATAGCAACTGGGAAAACCGCACGTGCACGACAAATTATTGCACCATGGTGGTATAAAGCACAACTTAATGCAAAAGAAGAAGAGCTTATCCTTAAAAACGTAGGTACTACATTAAAACCTATTGACCATCTGAAACGCATGCAGATTATGCTTTATGAAAATCGTATTGATTCAGCTGGACGAATCGCAACACTAGCTCGTGCTCAATCCCTTTTTAATGCCTTTGCTGCAGTTACAAATAATGACCCTAGAGCTGCACAAAAATTACAAGCTGTTGATCAATCTTGGAAACAAGATCCTCTCTTACAATTTGCTCATATTCGCTATCTTAGACGAACTGGACAATATAGTGCTGCAGCAACACTTATGATGAAAGCACCCCGAGATGCAGCAAGTCTTATCAACCCTAATATATGGTGGATAGAACGGCGCACTATTTCCCGCGAAATGCTTGACTTAAATAAACCTAAAATTGCTTACCAACTCGTTGCAACTCACATCGGTTTAACACCTTTATTAGCAGCTGATGCTGAATTTCATGCAGGGTGGTACGCATTGAGATTTCTTCACGATCCTAAATTAGCAATGCGTCATTTCACGCGTATTCCTCAGTTATCTCCTCATCATTTTTCAAAATCCCGCGGTTATTATTGGATGGGACGAACAGCAGAAATTTTAGGCGACCATGAAAATGCTCGACATTATTTTCGTCGTGCTGCCCATTTTAATATAACTTATTATGGTCAATTAGCAGCTTCACGACTTAATCAAAAAAAGCTTAACATTTCCTTTCCTAAACCAACAACTGCTGAACGGCAACGTTTTAGCACACGAAAAGCTGTGAAAATTATTCAACGACTTGAAGCTACTGGATATGCTAATCTTGCTAATATTTTTTATAGAGAACTTAGTAAAGAAATAGAAAGCCCTGGCGAATTAGCCCTTTTGGCCGTTATGGCAGAAAAAAAGGGTGATTATCACACCAGTCTTAAAATAGGTAAAACTGCTGTTCTTCAAGGTAAAAATGTCGGTGCACTATCCCACCCTATCGGGGCCATTCCACCATCTGCTAACATTTCTGCAGCAGAAAAAGCTCTTGTCTATGCTATTGCACGCCAAGAAAGCGAATTTAACCCAACAGCTACATCAAAAGCGGGAGCCCAAGGTATGCTCCAATTACTACCAACAACAGCAAAAGAACTTGCAAATAAATATTCCATTGCGTGGTCACCGCAAAAATTTAGAAATGACCCTAGTTATAATACTACATTAGGTGCTCATTTTCTAGGTGAACAATTGGAACGTTTTAACGGGTCTTATATATTAACTTGTATCGGTTATAATGCAGGGCCTCGTCGTGTAAATGAGTGGATAGCACGTTACGGCGACCCTAGAGGACAATCTCTCGATAAAGTTGTCGATTGGGTTGAGCGAATCCCTTATCCAGAAACACGTAACTATGTAATGCGTGTTATGGAAAATTATGTAGTTTACAAAACCCGTTTTAATGAAATAACAGATATTAAAACACACCTTATCACTGGACACTGA
- the dapA gene encoding 4-hydroxy-tetrahydrodipicolinate synthase → MLEGALTALITPFDENGDVDERTFCNFVEWQVTQGINGVVPVGTTGESPTLSHEEHKRVVELCVEQVAKRIPVIAGAGSNSTDEAVELAQHAEKTGADAVLVVTPYYNKPNQRGLYAHFAAIAKAISIPIVIYNIPGRSIVDMTIETMKSLYQDFNNIIGIKDATGDIERVSQQRKECGEDFLQFSGDDSTALGFNVHGGMGCISVSSNVAPKLCAQLQAACRRGDYKMALELNDRLMPLNYGVFIEPNPAGIKYAAAKLGLCRDTVRLPIVPLEDTTKRIIDAALQHAGLIQELK, encoded by the coding sequence ATGCTCGAGGGAGCGCTGACTGCACTTATCACACCATTTGATGAAAATGGTGATGTCGATGAAAGAACGTTTTGCAATTTTGTCGAGTGGCAGGTTACACAAGGTATTAATGGTGTGGTTCCGGTTGGAACAACGGGCGAGTCACCAACTTTAAGCCATGAGGAACATAAACGAGTTGTAGAGTTATGTGTTGAGCAGGTTGCTAAGCGTATTCCTGTTATTGCAGGGGCAGGGTCAAATAGTACAGATGAGGCTGTAGAGCTTGCACAACATGCAGAAAAAACAGGTGCTGATGCAGTTTTGGTTGTAACTCCTTATTATAATAAACCTAATCAAAGAGGATTATACGCTCATTTTGCTGCTATTGCGAAAGCTATTTCTATTCCGATTGTAATTTATAATATTCCTGGTCGTTCTATTGTTGATATGACTATAGAAACCATGAAAAGTCTATATCAGGATTTTAACAATATTATTGGTATCAAGGATGCGACAGGAGACATTGAACGGGTAAGTCAGCAACGCAAAGAATGTGGTGAAGACTTTCTTCAATTTTCCGGTGATGATAGTACAGCATTGGGTTTTAATGTACACGGCGGTATGGGATGTATTTCAGTTTCATCCAATGTTGCTCCAAAACTTTGTGCACAACTTCAAGCTGCTTGTCGTCGTGGTGATTATAAGATGGCATTAGAGTTAAACGATCGTTTAATGCCTCTAAATTATGGAGTTTTTATTGAACCGAATCCAGCAGGTATTAAATATGCTGCTGCAAAATTAGGACTTTGTCGTGATACTGTTCGTTTACCGATTGTTCCATTAGAAGATACTACAAAAAGAATTATCGATGCGGCTTTACAGCATGCTGGCCTCATCCAAGAATTGAAATAA
- the smpB gene encoding SsrA-binding protein SmpB, whose amino-acid sequence MNRKKNALTRTVIAHNRKARFNFEVLDNLEAGLVLHGTEVKSLRSNNANISESYASFENGELWLINAYIPEYMQANRFNHEPRRLRKLLLSKREMARFFNAVSREGMTIVPLQLYFNEKGCVKLEIAVARGKKLHDKRETEKKRDWGREKARLLKKYG is encoded by the coding sequence ATGAACAGGAAAAAAAATGCATTGACGCGTACAGTAATTGCTCATAATCGTAAAGCGCGTTTTAATTTTGAAGTTTTAGATAATCTTGAAGCTGGACTTGTGCTTCATGGAACTGAAGTTAAATCTTTGCGTTCCAATAATGCTAATATTTCTGAAAGTTATGCTAGCTTTGAAAATGGAGAGTTATGGTTGATCAATGCTTACATTCCTGAATATATGCAAGCTAATCGTTTTAATCATGAACCACGTCGTTTACGTAAGTTATTGCTTTCAAAGCGCGAAATGGCACGTTTTTTTAATGCAGTTTCTCGTGAAGGGATGACCATTGTTCCACTTCAACTTTATTTTAATGAAAAAGGATGTGTGAAGTTAGAGATTGCTGTAGCGCGGGGTAAAAAGCTTCATGATAAGCGTGAAACAGAAAAAAAACGTGATTGGGGACGTGAAAAAGCGAGATTGTTGAAAAAGTACGGATAG